The Actinoplanes sp. N902-109 genomic interval AGATAGGCGTCCGGATAAGGCTTGCCGCGCGGCACCTCCTCGGTGGACAGCGTCGTCCGGAACACCCCGGTCAGCCCGGCCGACTCGATCACCTGGTCGATCAGCACCCGTGCGGACGAGCTGCAGAGCGCGACCGGGAACCGCTCGGCCATCCGGCGTACCGCCGCCACCGAGCCGGGGATGAGCGGCACGGCCTCGCGGTAGCGCTGGGCCATCCGGTCCAGCACGTCCGCGGCCACCTGCTCGGCACTGCGCGGGACGCCCACCTCGTCGCTGAGATGGGCGGACCACTCCTGCGTGCTCATGCCCATCATCCGGGTCTGGGTGTCGGGCAGGAACTGCTTGCCGTGCTCGGCGACGTACCCGCGACGGACCTCCTCCCAGACCTCCTCGGTGTCGATGATGACGCCGTCGAGGTCGAAGACGACCGCTGCGATGCTCACAGCTTCTCGACCGCCGGCACGACCTGGTCCCGGATGATCTCGAGCTTGCGCAGGTCCCAGACGCCGGGGATCATCCCGTGCCCGACGGTGAAGCCGAGCCCGGCCAGCCGCTGGGCGGCGGTCAGGATCTCGTCCACCTTCTCGCCCTTCTCCCCCGGGTCGAGCTGGAGCAGCGCGGTCTTCTCGATGTCGTCGTAGTTGCGCCCCTCGTTCTCGCAGTGCCGGCGCAGCACGTCCAGCTTGTGCTCGATCTCCGGGCTGTCGAACAGGTTGCACGAGTCGGCGTACTTGGCCACGAAGCGCAACGTCTTCTTCTCACCGCCGCCCCCGATGAGCACCGGCGGGTGCGGCTTGGACAGCGGCAGCGGGTGGTTGAGCAGCCGGCCGAGCTGGTAGTGCCGGCCCTCGAACGCGGCCTCCTCGCCGTGGAACATCCGCAGGCAGATCTGCAGCGTCTCCTCCAGCCGCTCGAAACGCTCGGCGGTGGGCGGGAAGAACAGGCCGAGCCCGCGCGACTCCTCCTCGTTCCACGCCGCGCCGATGCCGAGCATCGCCCGGCCGCCGGACAGCACGTCGAGGGTGGTCACGGCCTTGGCCAGCAGACCCGGGTCGCGGTACGTCACACCGGTCACCAGGGTGAGCAGCTTGGCCTGCTTGGTGTGGGCGGCGATGAAGCCGAGCGCGGTGTACGCCTCCAGCATCTCGGCCTCGGGGTTGCCGAAGATCTGCCAGAGGTGGTCCATGACGCTGATCCGCTCGAACCCGGCCTCGTCGGCGGCCGAGGTGATCTCGGCGAGCCGCGGCCCGAGCCGTGCGGACCCGTCGGGCCAGGTGAAATCGGCGATGTGCAGACCCAGTTTCACGAGCAGTCCTCTCCATGGCTGATACCAGCCGACCCTACCCTCCGTAGTGGATCTGGACCATTCCTGAATCGGTTAAGCACAACGTGCCCACGGGGTAGACCGACCGTAGCCGCTTGGTAAGTTGTGTCCCGCCCCCCATACAGTCCCGTTGACGAGGAGCCACCGCCATGCCTCCCTCGCCGCGACGCCCGGTGTCGTTGCATCCCTCCTGGTCACCTACCGTCACCGTCGTCATCCCCGCCCGCAACGAGGAGCACAACCTGCCCCTGGTGCTGGAGAATCTGCCGCCGGTCGACGAGGTCATCGTCGTGGACGGGCGCTCGGACGACGACACCGTTGCGGTGGCCCGCGAGGTGCGCCCCGACGTGACCGTGGTCCGGCAGACCCGCACCGGCAAGGGCAACGCGCTGGCTTGCGGGTTCGCCGCCGCGACGGGCGACATCGTGGTGACGCTGAACGCCGACGGCTCGGCCGACCCGGGCGAGATCCCCCGGTTCGTCGACGCGCTGCTCTCCGGCGCCGAGGCCGCGCACGGCTCCCGGTTCCGCCACGGCGGTGATCACCGCGACGCCGCCCCGGCCGAACGGATCGGGCACCTCGCCCTCAGCCGCGTGGTCAACCTGCTGTTCCGCACCCGGTTCACCGACCTGAGCTGCGGCTACAACGCCTACTGGCGGGAGCTGCTGCCGGTGCTCGACCTGCCCGCGCCGGTCATCCCCGGGCTGCGCCGGGGCCGGCCCGCCTGGGGCGACGGGCCCGAGGTCGAGACCCTGATCACGGTCCGGATGGCCACCCGTGGCCTGCGGGTCGTCGAGGTCGCCACCGTCGGCTATCCGCGCATCCACGGCCACCGCCCCCGGCGCACCCTCGCCGGCGCGGCCCGCGTGCTGCGCACCGTGATCACCGAGTATGCCCAGCGGTGGAGCCGCCGGCCGCGCCGCGCCGTGGTGCAGGCCGCCACGCTGCCGGAGAGCCAGATCCTGCGGCCCGGCGGCGCGGACGAGCTCACCGGCCGGCACGCGGTGCCCCGTCCCCGGCGCCGCGCCGACCTGCGCGTCGTCCGCGGCGCCTGGGACGAATACCGAGCTGGTTAGCCCTTGTGCTCGCGCAGGCGGGGCAGGATCTCCTCGCCGTAGACGCGCAGGAACCGGTCCTGGTCCGGGCCCGGCGCGTGGAAGACCAGGTGCTTGAAACCCATGTCGAGATACTCGGCGACCTTGGCGGCGTGCTCGTCCGGGTCCGCGGACACGATCCACCGGGTCACCGTGCGGTCCACCGGCAGCGCGTCGGCCCGGCGCTGCATCTCGATCGGGTCCTCGACGCCGGTCTTCTCCTCCGGCGAGAGCGCCAGCGCACCCCAGTAGTGGGTGTCGTTGCGGGCGCGCTCGAGGTCGGGGTCGAACGACACCTTGACCTCGATCATCAGGTCGAGGTCGTCGAGCGAGCGGGACGCCTTCTCGGCGCCCTCCTTGACCGCCGGCAGCAGCGTGTCGGTGTACAGCTCGTGGCCCTTGCCGCTGGTGGTGATGAACCCGTCGGCGATGCGCCCGGCCAGCCGGGTGGCGGCCGGGCCCGAGGCGCCGATGTAGATGGGCACCGGCTGCTCCGGCTTGTCGTAGATCGTGGCCAGCTCGGTGCGGTAGTACGTGCCCTCGAACGTCACCCTGTCCTCGGTCCAGAGCTGCTTGATCAGCTGGACCGACTCCTTGAGCCGGGCGAACCGCTCCTTGCCGTCCGGCCAGGTCAGCCCGAGCGGCACCTCGTTGAGCGACTCCCCCGAGCCGACGCCGAGCACGACCCGGCCGGGCGCCAGGCAGCCGAGCGTGGCGAACGCCTGTGCCACCACCGCCGGGTGGTAGCGGAACGTGGGGGTGAGCACGCTGGTGCCGATCAGTACGCGCTCGGTGCTGGTGGCCAGCGCCCCGAGCCAGGGCAGCGCGGCGGGCGCGTGCCCGCCGTCGTGCCGCCATGGCTGCAGGTGGTCGCTGACGAACACCGAGTCGAATCCCTGCTGCTCCGCGTCGATGCCGTACCGGAGCAGCTCGCGCGGGGCGAACTGCTCCGCCGAAGCCTTGTAGCCGAACCGAATCATGATGCGAGCCTATGCCTCATCCGGCAGCCTTGTAGGCCTTGCCGGCCTCGGTCGGGGTGCCGGCATCCTTGTACAGGCCGTAGTCGACGCTGTCCCCCACGGCGGGCAGGCCGAACCAGGCGTACCGCTCGACGTAGGAGCGGGACTCCAGGCCCTTGGTGCTGCCCTTGATGAAGGCCACCTCCTGGCCGGCGGTCGGGTACTTGGGACTGCCGCTAAAGTTCATCAGGCCGAACTCGGTGACCCAGACCGGCAGGCCGTACTTCTTGTGCACCGCGTCGACATAGCCGAGGAACTGCCCGACCGCAGCGGCGCTGAAGTCCGAGCCATACCAGTGCAGCGGGATGAAGTCGACCCGCAGGCCCTTCTGCCGCGCGCCGGTCATGAACCGGTCGAGCCAGCCACCGTCGGTGTCCGCGCCGTACGCCACCGCCGGGGCACCCAGCCGCAGCCCGGTGGCCTCCAGCTCGGGCCAGGCCGCCAGCGCCTCGTCGACGCTCATGTGCGCCTGCGCGTCCATGTCCGGCTCGTTGAAGCCGAGCAGCACCTTGCCCTTGCTCTCGCTCCTGACCTTGCTGAGGGTGGCGTCGGTGACATTCGCCTTGCCCCAGACCATCGGTACGAACTGCACATCGGCCGGGCCGGGCATGCTGTCGTTGTCGGGACCCCAGTTGTAGTACCAACCGGCGCCGACATCGGCCAGCGCGCCCTTGATCCCGTCGAACTGCCAGGTGCCCACACCCTTCTTGGCCGACGTCGAGGTGGCCGACACCGGGGCGGCCGGGGCCTTCGACTTCTTGCTCCGGCTGGGCGAGGGCTTGGCGGAGGGCTTCTTCGAGGTGGGTGTGACCGACGGCGAGGGCGCAGCGGCAGGCAGCGACAACCGTGGCGCCGGAGCCGGGCTGGTCACCACCGCGGCGCTGGCCACCGGCTTGTCGTCATGGGTGTACACGACCGCCGCGGCGCCGCCCCCGGCCACCGCCCCGGTCGCCAGCACCGCGGTGAGCACCCGCCGGCCGATGCCCACGGTGCCCTTGACCGCGATCTTGGTGGCGAGCGTCTTGCCCGAACCACCGGCGGCGTGCGCGGCGACGTGCGAGCCGGCTGCGGTGCCCGTACCGAAACCGCCGAAGCCCGCCCCGAGCGAGGCCGGAACCGGCACGAGGGCCATGCCGACCAGGAGTTTCTCTGCCGCCACCAATCCTGACCAGGCCGGCGCGCACTGCCGGCAGTCCCGGGTGTGCCGGGCGATGCGCTTACGCCACAACGGGCTCGGGCGCCGGTCCCAGTCGGCGGTCAGCATGGCCAGCTCGGGGCAGCCCGGGACGGCATCGAGCGCGCGGACGACCACGCGGGCGGTCTCCAGCTGGCCCTTCATCCGCTGGATGCGCACGGCGGCGTGCTGCCGGGTGACCTCGATGGCCTCGACGATCTCGTCGCGGGTCAGCTCGCCGGAGGCCTCCAGCCACCACAGCGAGAGCAGCTCCCGGTTGTCCTCGTCCAGCCACCGGGTCGCCTCGGCGGTCTCCCGGCGCTGACCGGCCAGTTCGAGCCGGGTGATGGCCAGGTCGGTGAAGTCGGCGCCGGGGTCGCGCACGTCGTCGGGCAGCAGCGCGTCCGGCGCGGCCCGGCGCACCCGGTAGCGCTCGCGCACCTGGCGCACGGTGATCGCCACGAGCCAGGACCGGAACGCCTCCGGGTCGCGCAGGTCGCCGAGGTTGCGCAGCACCCGCAGCATGGTGTCCTGCACGACGTCGTCGACATCCGCGTGCCCGTCCAGCGCGCGGCCGACGATCGTGTAGACGAGCGGCAGGTAGCCGGCGACGAGCCGGTCGATCGCCGCCGCGTCGCCCGCGCGGGCCGCCACGACCGTCGCGGTGTCCGGTTGATACGCCATCAGTGTGCAGACCTCTCCGTGGAGCACCGATCATTGCTCACGCCGGCTGTTTTGCCGACTCCAGGTACGGAGACCGGCCACCCGGGCCTGCGATAACAGGAACTTCCGGGGATTATGCGAAGGATCGCGAACCGCAATGCGGGCCACACTGGGGGTTAACCGCGGCCCCGGCCGGGAACATCATCGTCATCACCGGGCAGGGCATGATACGAGCAGCGGGAGGGGCCGGCGGCATGCGCATTTCGCTTCATCTGAATCTGCCGCGCGAGGTCGACAGCGTCCCCGCGGTCCGCCGACTGCTGCGCTGCGCGCTGGCCGTCTTCGAGGTGGACCGGGAGATCGGCAACGACCTGGAGATCGCGTTGAGCGAGGCGTGCGCCAACGTGGTCCGGCACGCGGCCGGCGCGGACAGCATCGAGATCCAGCTGGACGTGGCCGAGGACCGCTGCGCCATCGACGTCAGCGACAACGGCGCGGGCTTCGACGCCGACGCCGTGGCGGAGCCGACGACCGCCGGTGAGCACGGCCGCGGGCTGTTCCTGATCAAGGCGCTCAGCGAGAACGTGCGGATGCAGTCGTCCCCGCGCCGCGGCAGCCTCATCCACTTCGAGAAGGCCTTCGCGGGGGCGCACTGACGGTTGACTATCGTTGCCCCACAGCAACTAACGACGGAAGTGGGGCATCGTTGTCGGACCGGCCAATCACCGTGGGAGAGCTGCTGCGTGCGGCGCCACCCGACCGGCTGCCCGAGGTGGTGGCCGAGCACCTGCGCCGGCATCACGCCGCCGAACGGGTCGAGGTGCTGCTCGGCGATCTCACGCTCACCGGGTTGTGGCCGCTCATCGACCCGGGCACCCGGATCGCGCCCGCCCCGGCCCAGCGCTGCTTCGGCAGCCAGCAGCCGGTTGTCGACACCGGCCACACCTATCTCCCGCTGACCGTGTGGGGTGAGCGGCTCGGCGTGCTGTACGTGGCGGCTGCGACGCCCGGCGCCGGGCTCGCCACGGTGGCCGACGAGCTGGCCATGGCGTTGCGCGCGGCCGACATGGTGACCGACCGCTATCGGCACGTGATCCGGCGCCGGCGCCTCACGATGGCCGCCGAGCTGCAGTGGGACCTGCTGCCCGGCCGTTCGCTCGGCGACCACCGGTTCCTCGTGGCGGGCCAGCTCGAACCCGCGTACGCGGTGATGGGCGACCACTTCGACTGGTCGCTGGCCGGCGACCGGCTCACCGTCACCGTGCTCAACGGGCACGGCGACGGCCTCGACGCGGCGCTGCTCAGCACGGTCGCGGTGAACGCGATGCGCAACGCCCGGCGGTCCGGGGCGGGCATCGTCGAACAGGCCGAGCTGGCCTCCGACGCCCTGTACGCGCACTCCGGCGGGGCCGCCCACACCGCCACCCTGCTGCTGGAGATCGACCTCCGCGACGGCCTGGTGGAAGCGGTCGACGCCGGTTCGCCGCACGCCATGATCGCCCGCGAGCGCGAGATCCTGCCGGTGACGCTGGAGCAGCAACTGCCGCTCGGGATGTTCGGCGAGACCCGCTACGAGACCCAGCGGTTCCGGCTCGAACCCGGCGACCGGCTGCTGATCGTCAGCGACGGCGTGCACGCGGCGGTCCCCGGCGGGCGTCCGCCGTATGGTGCATCCGCCCTGCTGGGCGCGTTGCGCGGGACGCGGCTGCAACCGGCCACCGAGGCAGTGGGTACGGTGATGCGCGGCCTCCGCGAGTATCACGGAGGATCCGAGCCCGACGACGACGCGGTCACCGTCTGCCTCGACTGGCGGCGATGATGCTTCAGAACCCGCGATAACGGGTAGGGCTCCCGGCACACTTTCACGCACGTCCCTGCGTCCGGAGGACCGGCATGGAGCGCGCCACCGATGTCGCCGCGGCTGTCGAGCCGGCGGTGGAGTCACTGCTGGGCGTCTTCGAGAGTGCCCGGCTCGCCCAGTCCCCCCCGGTGCCGCCCGCCCAGCTGCGGGTGCTCACGATCATCTCGCGCACCGAGCACGTCAACATGAGCCGGCTCGCCGAGACCCTCGACGTGGTGCCCTCGTCAGCGAGCCGGCTGTGCGACCGGCTGGAGGCCACCGGGCTGCTGCGCCGGGTGCCCGACCCGCGCGACCGCCGGGAGGTGCGGCTGCTGCCCACCGCGGCCGCCCGCCGGCTGCTCGGCGAACTGCACGAACGCCGCCAGGCCGCGCTGGCCGAGGTGCTCGAGCGGATGTCCCCGGCCCGGCGCGCCGAGCTGGTGCGCGCTCTGGCGGCCTTCGAGGCGGCCGCGCACACCGCCGCCTCCGGCGACGAGACCCTCAAGACGGCCTGAGCCCCGCGGCCGGTTCCGGTCGTACGGTACGGTCCCCCGGTGCGCATCGGCATCGTGATCCTCCCTGACCAGCGCTGGTCCCAGGCGTCCGCCCGTTGGCGCCGCGCCGAGGAGTACGGCTTCGACCACGCCTGGACCTACGACCACCTCGGCTGGCGCGACCTGGTCGACGGCCCGTGGTTCGACGCCGTACCGACCCTGACCGCGGCGGCCGGGGTGACCACCCGGTTGCGTCTGGGCACCTTCGTGGCCTCCCCGAACTTCCGGCATCCGGTGCACTTCGCCCGCGAGACCCTCGCCCTCGACGACATCTCGCAGGGCCGGTTGCTGCTCGGGGTGGGCGCCGGTGGCGTCGGCTTCGACACCGGCGTGCTGGGCACGCCCGAGCTCTCCCCCCGCGAGCGGGTGGACCGCTTCACCGAGTTCCTCGAGCTCACCGGGCGGTTGCTGACCGAGGACCACGTCTCGTACGACGGGAAGTACTACCGGGCCGTCGACGCCCGGACGGTGCCGGGGCCGGTGCAGCAGCCCCGGCCACCGCTGCTGGTGGCGGCGAACGGCCCGCGGGCGCTGCGGCTGGCCGCCCGGCACGGCGACGGCTGGATCACCACCGGCGCGCAGGCCCTCGCCGACGAGACGGCCTGGTGGCGTTCGGTGGCCGAGGTCAGCGAGCGGTTCAGCGCGGCCCTGGCCGACGCGGGCCGCACCGGCGTGGACCGCTACCTCAACCTCGACTCGTCCCCGGTCTATTCGCTGAGCAGCCCGCAGGCGTTCACCGACGCCGCCGGCCGGGCCCGCGAACTGGGCTTCACCGACATCCTGACGCACTGGCCGCGCCCGTCCAGCTGGTACGCCGGCGACGAGAAGGTGCTCGAAACGGTTGCCGCCCTGCTCCCGCGACTCCGCGAATCCTGAGCCGGAGATCGCCACTCACCGCAATGTTTCCGGTACGCAGCGATGATGAGCGATATGGTGTGCGGCAAAAGTCCTAGCCTTTTCGCCTAGTACCCGACATCGGCGGGAATGCCTGCGGTCGCCGCCTCAGCCGGAAGGGCACGCCGGCCGGGGGCGGTGGCGTTTCCGGGAGCGTCTTTGCCTGCGGGCGGCGGGACCTTTGCTGCTCATGCCCGGCCGCCATTGCCATCTTTGCTGGTTGCCGGTGGTGGGCTTTCCCGGCCGGGGGCTTTCCGGCGGGCCTCGGCGCTCTGCCTTTGGCCGCGGGCCGGCGCTCTGCGTTTGCGGGGCCGGGACGCACTGCCTTTGCCCGGCCGGCGCGCACTACCTTTGCCCGGCGCGGACGCACTGCCATTGCCCGGCGAAGGTGCGGGGCTATGCCCGGTGGCGGTGCGGGGCTATGCCCGGTGGCGGTGCGGGGCTATGCCCGGTGATGGTGCGGGGCTATGCCGGGCGGCGGTGCGGGGCTATGCCGGGTGATGGTGCGGGGCTTTGCCTGGCCGGGTGGGGTGACCGATCAACAATGGCCGGACGTCGCCGCTGGTCACCATTGCGGCCGGTCCCCCGGGGAACCGGCCGCAATCATGGCGATGTATGCGGTCAGCGACCGTGCGCCGCCCGATAGGCACTGCTGACGCTCTGCGGGATGCGCCCGCGCTCGGAGATCTGGTGGCCGTTCTGCGCCGCCCACTCGCGGATCAGCCTGTTCTCGTCGCGACTGCCCGCGGTGCGCACCGGGGCGGAACGGCCGACCGGCCGCGCCGAACCCGCCCGGCCGATTCGGGTGCCCGCGTTGATGAACGGATCCAGGGCCTTCCGCAGCTTGCCGGCATTGGCCTCGGAAAGGTCGATGGTGTAAGCCGTGCCGTCGAGGCTGAACTCGACCGTGCGATCGGCCGGCTTTCCATCGAGGTCGTCGATGAGGGTGGTGATTACCTGCCGCGCCATAACGACTCCTGAGAAGAATCCGAAGAACGCGCTCAGTCTGGACCGTGCGGCACGGTATGCGCAACAGTTCTGCGGGATTTCACAGAATATCGGCGAGCCCAGGCAATTAACGGCCGCCCCGCGCACAAATTGCGCGGGCGCTATTGGCGGCTAATCATCGGCCGGGCGGCGGCGAAGACGCAGACAGTGCCAAAACCCGGGTGGGCAGTGACCGCCGGGGGCCGTTAGGGTCGTCGCCATGGACGCCGACGACCGTGCCACCGCCTGGGCGGAGCAGCGGCGGCAGGCCATCGCCGGGCACGCGGCGGCGCTCGACGCCGACCGGGCGGCCGAGGCGGCTCAGGCCACCGCGCTGCTGGCCGACTTCGTGCGCCGGGCCGCCGAGCGCGGGCTGGCGCCGCACCCGCTGCGCGCGGTGTCGTTCGACGGGCGCGGCACGTTCCGCACCACCCTGCGCGGGTGGTATCTCAAGTCCAACCGCTCGGTGGCCGTCGGCGCCGACGGTGGCTATTACGTCCTGTCCGTGCCTTCGTCCCTGCGCGCCCGGCTCACCGGCGCGACCGTGCCGCCCAGCACCCCCCGGCTGGTCGTCGGCGCGGGCGGGGGCGACGGCGAAACCGTCCCCCTGGCGCGTCTGCTGGAGCGCCGCCTGACCGCAGGAGCCATCTGGCCGTGACGCCCGGCTACGTCCCATCCCCGACCCGCCGCCGCCTCGCCGCCGGCCTGTCCGCCGCTGCCCTGGCCGCGGGCACCCTCGCCGGTCTGCCCGGCCCCGCCGCCGCCACCCCCGCCACCGGGCAGGTCACCGGGCCGGTGCGGGCGGCGGCCAGGGCGGAGGTGCCGTGTCCCAAGCCGGACGTGAAGCCACCCGCCGGGCGCCCGGCGCGGCCCACCCCGCCCGGGGACGACCCGGTGCTGCGGGCGGTCGGCGGTGACGATCTCGCCACCGACGGGCTGGTCGCACCGGCCGGGGTCAAGCCGCCGCCCGCGCTGACCGCCACCAGCTGGCTCGTCGCCGACCTGGACACCGGCGAGGTGCTCGGCGGGTGCGGGCCGCACGTCTACGGCACCCCGGCCAGCGTGCAGAAGCTGTTGCTGGTGGCGACCGTCATGGACAAGCTCGACCCCAAGAAGACGATCACCATCACCGACGACGATCTGAACATCGAGCCCGGCAGCTCGGCGGTCGGCCTGCTCAAGGGCGGCAGGTACACCATCGCCACGCTGTGGCTGGGCCTGCTGCTGCAGTCCGGCAACGAGGCGGCCAACGCGCTGGCCCGGCTCGGCGGGGGCAGCGGGGGCGTACGCGCCACGGTGGCTGCCATGAACGCCAAGGCCCATCAGCTCGGGGCGTACCAGACGCACGCGGTGACCCCCAGCGGCCTGGACGGGCCGGGGCAGTTCACGAGTGCCTACGACCTGGCGCTGATCGCCCGCGACTGTTTCGCCAAGGCCGACTTCCGCACGTACGCGCTCACGAAGAACACCCAGATCCCCGCGCAGAAGCAGCTGAAGAAGGGCGGGTTCCAGATCCAGAACGAGAACCGGCTGATCTTCAACTACCCGGGGGCCATGGGCGGCAAGACCGGCTTCACCAAGCTGGCCCGGCACAGCTACGTCGGCGCGGCGCAGCGCAACGGCCGCCGCCTGGTCGCCACCCTGCTCGGCGCGGAGGCCAGCCCGCTGCGCGGCTACGAACAGGGCGCGGCGTTGCTGGACTGGGGCTTCTCGCTGCCCAAGGACGCCTCGGTGGGCAAGCTGGTCGCCCCGGACGGCCAGGATGCCACCGGTACGGCCGCGGACGAGCCCGCCCCGGCCAGGTCCGCGGCACCGGCCACCAAGGCCGCCCCCGCTGCCGCCCGCCCGGCCGCCGGCACCGGCCCGGGCATGCCGCTGGTCGCCGCGGCCGCCGTCGCCATCGTGCTGGCCGCCACCCCGCTGCTGCTCCTGCTGACCCAGCGCCGCCGCCGGGTCCGCCGCCGCCCCCGCCGGCGCCCGCAAGCCTTCTACTGACGGTTACGCCAGGGTCAGGCCGAGGATCCAGACGACCGCCACGCCCAGGGCCGCGGTGAACTCGACGAGCAGGGAGAGGCCCACCGCGCTCAGCGCCTGCTTCGTCGACGGCCAGGCCCGGCCCGGCCCCAGCCGGAGCCGTTCGGCGAGGAAGACGCCGAGGATGAAGCCGAGCACCAGGCCCACCACCGGCACCACGAAGAAGCCGATCACCCCGAGGACGCCCCCGGCGAGCAGCGACGACGTGGGAACGCCGGTGCTCTTGAGGCGTTTGCCGGGCCAGAGATACTTGATCAGCGTGCCGGCCAGGGCGATCAGCGTGGCCACCGCCAGCACCGCCCAGCGGCCGGCGCCGGCGTCGCCGAGCAGGGCCCACAGCAGCACCGCCGCCCAGCACAGCAGCAGGCCGGGCAGGACGGGGATGAGCACGCCCAGCACGCCGGCCACCATCGCGACGCCCGCGATCAGGCTGACGGTCGTGCCGCCGTCGGTGAGGTCCATGCCTCAACCGTGCCGCAGGGCCGCAACAAGTTCTCAAGCGGGGGCAGCCGCGACCGATGGACACTCAGCGCCGCCTCCCCTGTCCGCGGCGCCCGATCGTTCACGGAGGTTGCGTATGACCCCCCGCAGCGTTCTTGCGGTCGGCGCGTACCCGGGAGACCTCGAGTCCGGCTGTGCGGGCACGCTGGCCGCGCACCGGGCCGCCGGCGACTTCGTGACGATGCTCGTGCTCGCGTGCGAGGGGCCCGACCACCCGTCCACCAAGAAGGCCGAAGCGGCCGCGAAAGCCCTGGACTGCCTCCTGCTGTGGGGGCCGGAGGCGGCCGAGCGCCGGCATGCCACGGACCGGCGACGGCGGGACCGCGGTGCCAACGACCGGCGTACGACGCCGGGGCGCCCGCCCGCCACCGCGGCCATCGAGAACGTGCTGACCGGGGTCGACGCGGACGTCATCTACGTGCACGCGCCGGACGACGCGAACGCCGAGCGCCGGGCGGCGGCGCAGGCCACCGTCGTCGCCGCGCGGCACAGCAGCCGGGTGCTGCACTACGCCGGGGAGTCCACGCTGCGGTTCGACCCCGCGCTGTACGTGGACGTGTCCCCGTACCTGACGGAGAAGCTGGAGGTCTCGGCGGACCCGGAGCTGGCGACGGCGACCGCGCGGCACTTCGGGGCGCAGGCCCGGGTCCGCTATGCGGAGGCGTTCGCCCCCGACCGCTTCGTCTGGGATCTGATCCGCAAATGAGGACGCGGCCGGGACGGCAGGAAGCGCAACCGGCACGCAACTGAGTGCGACCGGAACGTGTACCCGTAGTCACCCAAAGTTTCTCCCTGTCAGCGCCAACGCTTCCGGGGGGAAACGACATGACCAGCACCACGACGACCGCTGCCGACATGACTGCCGACACCGCGACCGCCGTGCCGGCCCTGTCCGTCGCCGAGCAGGAAGAGCTGATCCGCTCGCACATGCCGCTCGTCGGCCACCTGGTGCGCGACATGCTCACCCGCATCCCGAACCACATCCACCGCGACGACCTGACCAGCGCCGGCCTGCACGCCCTGGTCACCGCGGCGCGGGGCTGGGACCCGAACCGCGGCATCCCGTTCCACCGCTTCGCGACCACCCGCATCCGCGGCGCCATCCTCGACGAGCTGCGCTCGCTGGACTGGGCGACCCGGTCGGTGCGCAGCAAGGCGCGGGCCACCGACGCGACCCGGCAGAGCCTGATGACCACGCTGGGCCGCACGCCCACCAACGAGGAGCTGGCCCAGGCACTCGGCACCACCACGACCGACCTGAACCAGACCGACAACGACGTGCAGCGCGCCACCGTGCTGTCGCTGCAGGGCTTCACCACCAGCAGCTCCGACGACCTGGTCACCGAGGCCGCGCCGGGCCCGGAGGACATGCTGCTGCGCCGCGAGCAGATCGGTTACCTGCACCACGCGATCGGCTCGCTGCCCGAGCGGCTGCAGTACGTGATCACCGAGTACTTCCTCAAGGAGCGCCCGATGGCGGACATCGCCGCCGACCTGGGCGTCACCGAGTCGCGGGTCTCCCAGCTGCGGGGCGAGGCGCTGTCGCTGCTCAAGGACGGGCTCAACACCCACCTGGACCCGCACCTGGCCCCGGTGCCGGAGAACCCGGACGGCATCACCGCCCGCCGCCGGGCCACCTACTACGCCTCGATCGCCGGTAACACCAACCTGCACTCGCGGCTGGCGCTCACCAACGCCTACGGGCACACCACGCTCACCCAGAGCGTCGCCTGACCGGTCGGGGCCGGTGCCGGTGCACCGGCCCCACCACCCTGCCTACGCCAGCGAGTTCAGCTCCTTCGGCAGCTCCTCGGTGTGCAGCACGCCGAGCCGCCGCGTCGCCCTGGTGACCGCCACGTACAGGTCGCTCAGGCCGCGCGGGCTCTCGGCGACGATGTCGT includes:
- a CDS encoding D-alanyl-D-alanine carboxypeptidase family protein; this translates as MTPGYVPSPTRRRLAAGLSAAALAAGTLAGLPGPAAATPATGQVTGPVRAAARAEVPCPKPDVKPPAGRPARPTPPGDDPVLRAVGGDDLATDGLVAPAGVKPPPALTATSWLVADLDTGEVLGGCGPHVYGTPASVQKLLLVATVMDKLDPKKTITITDDDLNIEPGSSAVGLLKGGRYTIATLWLGLLLQSGNEAANALARLGGGSGGVRATVAAMNAKAHQLGAYQTHAVTPSGLDGPGQFTSAYDLALIARDCFAKADFRTYALTKNTQIPAQKQLKKGGFQIQNENRLIFNYPGAMGGKTGFTKLARHSYVGAAQRNGRRLVATLLGAEASPLRGYEQGAALLDWGFSLPKDASVGKLVAPDGQDATGTAADEPAPARSAAPATKAAPAAARPAAGTGPGMPLVAAAAVAIVLAATPLLLLLTQRRRRVRRRPRRRPQAFY
- a CDS encoding MarR family winged helix-turn-helix transcriptional regulator, producing the protein MERATDVAAAVEPAVESLLGVFESARLAQSPPVPPAQLRVLTIISRTEHVNMSRLAETLDVVPSSASRLCDRLEATGLLRRVPDPRDRREVRLLPTAAARRLLGELHERRQAALAEVLERMSPARRAELVRALAAFEAAAHTAASGDETLKTA
- a CDS encoding PP2C family protein-serine/threonine phosphatase, translating into MSDRPITVGELLRAAPPDRLPEVVAEHLRRHHAAERVEVLLGDLTLTGLWPLIDPGTRIAPAPAQRCFGSQQPVVDTGHTYLPLTVWGERLGVLYVAAATPGAGLATVADELAMALRAADMVTDRYRHVIRRRRLTMAAELQWDLLPGRSLGDHRFLVAGQLEPAYAVMGDHFDWSLAGDRLTVTVLNGHGDGLDAALLSTVAVNAMRNARRSGAGIVEQAELASDALYAHSGGAAHTATLLLEIDLRDGLVEAVDAGSPHAMIAREREILPVTLEQQLPLGMFGETRYETQRFRLEPGDRLLIVSDGVHAAVPGGRPPYGASALLGALRGTRLQPATEAVGTVMRGLREYHGGSEPDDDAVTVCLDWRR
- a CDS encoding Lsr2 family protein, which codes for MARQVITTLIDDLDGKPADRTVEFSLDGTAYTIDLSEANAGKLRKALDPFINAGTRIGRAGSARPVGRSAPVRTAGSRDENRLIREWAAQNGHQISERGRIPQSVSSAYRAAHGR
- a CDS encoding ATP-binding protein → MRISLHLNLPREVDSVPAVRRLLRCALAVFEVDREIGNDLEIALSEACANVVRHAAGADSIEIQLDVAEDRCAIDVSDNGAGFDADAVAEPTTAGEHGRGLFLIKALSENVRMQSSPRRGSLIHFEKAFAGAH
- a CDS encoding LLM class flavin-dependent oxidoreductase encodes the protein MRIGIVILPDQRWSQASARWRRAEEYGFDHAWTYDHLGWRDLVDGPWFDAVPTLTAAAGVTTRLRLGTFVASPNFRHPVHFARETLALDDISQGRLLLGVGAGGVGFDTGVLGTPELSPRERVDRFTEFLELTGRLLTEDHVSYDGKYYRAVDARTVPGPVQQPRPPLLVAANGPRALRLAARHGDGWITTGAQALADETAWWRSVAEVSERFSAALADAGRTGVDRYLNLDSSPVYSLSSPQAFTDAAGRARELGFTDILTHWPRPSSWYAGDEKVLETVAALLPRLRES
- a CDS encoding DUF456 domain-containing protein; the encoded protein is MDLTDGGTTVSLIAGVAMVAGVLGVLIPVLPGLLLCWAAVLLWALLGDAGAGRWAVLAVATLIALAGTLIKYLWPGKRLKSTGVPTSSLLAGGVLGVIGFFVVPVVGLVLGFILGVFLAERLRLGPGRAWPSTKQALSAVGLSLLVEFTAALGVAVVWILGLTLA